The Candidatus Brocadiaceae bacterium genome includes a window with the following:
- a CDS encoding DUF2924 domain-containing protein, translated as MADNVKDAIEKNAKGPRRAKGDVGEVQQHSLKDQVEADLRTTAPKVAPDSQVAITTTASVIFDHDSRLPMPGAILRRPYKGREVVVRVLPRGFEYEGEVYRSLSAVARAVTGTHWNGYHFFNLKPGKNGVADE; from the coding sequence ATGGCCGATAACGTCAAGGACGCCATAGAGAAGAACGCGAAGGGCCCGCGCCGGGCGAAGGGCGACGTGGGCGAGGTCCAGCAGCACAGCCTGAAGGATCAGGTCGAGGCCGACCTGCGAACCACCGCCCCGAAGGTCGCGCCCGACAGCCAGGTCGCCATCACCACCACGGCGTCGGTCATCTTCGACCACGACTCGCGGTTGCCGATGCCGGGCGCGATCCTGCGGCGGCCATACAAGGGCCGCGAGGTCGTGGTGCGCGTCCTGCCACGGGGCTTCGAATACGAGGGCGAGGTCTACCGCAGCCTCTCGGCCGTCGCCAGGGCCGTCACCGGCACGCACTGGAACGGATACCACTTCTTCAACCTGAAGCCCGGCAAGAACGGAGTCGCCGATGAGTAA